In a genomic window of Octopus bimaculoides isolate UCB-OBI-ISO-001 chromosome 25, ASM119413v2, whole genome shotgun sequence:
- the LOC106875169 gene encoding ADP-ribose pyrophosphatase, mitochondrial, translated as MEEATDVISSNKTSQLSLLVFLLLTGSIILLFISYTPISRTFPSVGTSSAEHLFQIPPSTVSVYMGINTSKLLKPLRVSYKISIKMHMNCRGGLYPRTKDIYRFDVPDDKVSWDVEYKEYQPVDYTAESVLQQPPWADPDIRKLSEPIKIKWNSLDNNIDRQTFGKKYDIYNHVPRNPHGRTGIKGRGLLGRWGPNHAADPIITRWKVVDGDKVRGHDGKPVLQFIAIQRRDTGDWAIPGGMVDAGELVTTTLQREFSEEALNALNLTPEKRDKLRKCLKVFFRNGKEVYKGYVDDIRNTDNSWIETVAMNFHDDNGTSVANLTLTAGDDAVSVKWLDIAQNLKLYANHREFMKKVANDLNGSW; from the exons AAGCTACTGATGTAATATCTAGTAACAAAACTTCACAACTCTCACTCTTGGTCTTCCTCCTCCTTACCGGTTCtatcatcctcctcttcatctctTACACACCAATCAGCCGAACTTTCCCCTCTGTGGGGACGTCATCAGCTGAACACCTTTTCCAg ATCCCGCCTTCTACCGTCTCAGTTTACATGGGAATCAATACCTCAAAACTGCTCAAGCCTTTGCGAGTTAGCTACAAGATTTCCATAAAGATGCACATGAACTGTCGCGGTGGTCTCTACCCTCGAACCAAAGACATCTATCGATTTGATGTCCCTGATGACAAAGTCAGCTGGGATGTTGAGTACAAGGAGTACCAGCCTGTTGATTATACAGCTGAATCTGTTTTACAACAGCCCCCCTGGGCCGATCCTGATATCag AAAATTATCAGAACcgatcaaaatcaaatggaacagccttgataataatattgaCCGTCAAACATTTGGCAAGAAATACGATATATACAACCATGTACCAAG GAACCCACATGGTAGAACAGGTATCAAAGGTCGTGGACTACTAGGTCGTTGGGGACCTAATCATGCTGCTGACCCTATCATTACAAG GTGGAAGGTGGTCGATGGAGACAAGGTCAGAGGTCATGATGGTAAACCTGTACTACAGTTTATTGCCATTCAAAGACGAGACACTGGTGACTGGGCCATTCCTGGG GGTATGGTTGATGCTGGAGAATTGGTAACTACCACACTACAACGAGAATTTAGTGAAGAAGCTTTGAATGCCTTAAATTTAACACCTGAGAAGCGAGACAAACTACGGAAATGCTTAAAAGTCTTTTTTAGAAATGGCAAAGAG GTATATAAAGGTTATGTGGATGATATCAGGAACACAGACAATTCTTGGATTGAAACAGTTGCTATGAATTTCCACGATGACAATGGAACTAGTGTGGCTAATTTAACACTAACTGCTG GGGATGATGCTGTCAGTGTGAAATGGCTTGATATAGCACAAAACCTCAAACTTTACGCTAACCACAGGGAGTTTATGAAAAAAGTAGCAAATGACTTGAATGGCAGCTGGTGA